A single window of Candidatus Rhabdochlamydia oedothoracis DNA harbors:
- a CDS encoding DUF2764 family protein, whose product MSRYVFLVPFLPPLSLDNPTELSFEELIGLLQVNLSRKDLEKIKVLRLAVDLSNIRNLLLGKPIDPHGNFSEKELDEALLLKSDLPQYVFDFLDQFENNAIKLKNLWGLFTQFFAEEIAKQRGFLKSYLTFERESRLVLLSLRAIQTKKDLLQELQFEDPLDPFVTSILLQKDLERYTPPLEYARLKEIFFTYYKDPWEQYRALTEYQFATIADLASKSLFSMDRILCYVAQFILVESLYNLNKREGEKILNTFQTG is encoded by the coding sequence ATGAGTCGATATGTTTTTTTAGTGCCTTTTTTGCCTCCTCTTTCTTTGGATAATCCCACAGAGCTATCTTTTGAAGAGCTAATCGGTTTATTACAGGTAAATTTAAGCCGCAAAGATTTAGAGAAAATCAAAGTATTGCGCTTAGCTGTGGATCTATCAAATATTAGGAATCTGCTTTTAGGAAAGCCTATTGATCCGCATGGGAACTTTTCAGAAAAAGAATTAGACGAAGCGCTACTTCTAAAAAGCGATTTACCTCAATATGTCTTTGATTTTCTGGATCAATTTGAAAACAATGCAATAAAATTAAAAAATTTATGGGGATTATTTACGCAGTTTTTTGCAGAAGAAATTGCTAAACAAAGGGGTTTTTTAAAAAGTTATTTGACCTTTGAAAGAGAATCTAGATTGGTTTTACTGAGTCTAAGAGCTATCCAAACTAAAAAAGATCTTCTACAAGAGCTTCAATTTGAAGATCCCTTAGATCCTTTTGTAACAAGCATTTTATTGCAAAAGGATTTAGAAAGATATACGCCTCCTCTTGAATATGCACGTTTGAAAGAGATCTTTTTTACCTATTACAAAGACCCTTGGGAACAATATCGAGCCCTTACAGAATACCAGTTTGCAACTATTGCAGACCTGGCGAGCAAAAGTTTATTTTCTATGGATCGTATTCTCTGTTATGTAGCGCAATTTATATTAGTAGAATCTCTTTACAATTTGAATAAAAGAGAAGGGGAAAAAATTCTTAATACATTTCAAACCGGATAA
- a CDS encoding V-type ATP synthase subunit A translates to MNSMMKQEAIGLVKKVFGNLLHVEYQGNIQQGEVVMIQLNKGHPLKAEVIEIIGNAAKIQVFEDTRDISFGCPVKFSSHLLEAELGPGLLTSIFDGLQNPLEKVADAAGFFLNRGVYLPPLDKNCRWNFQPTVNIGDRVHRGDSLGFTMEGRFHHQIMVPFVYFDHYTIEWVIQPGAYTIDTVVARGVDDQGKELSFTMSQKWPIKVPLFEGEKIKPSQMMSTGLRILDTQFPVLKGGTFCSPGPFGAGKTVMQHHLSKYSSVDIVVIVACGERAGEVVELLRTFPYMTDFHTNESLMSRTVIICNTSSMPVAAREASIYTGATIAEYYRQMGLNVLLLADSTSRWAQAMREMSGRLEEIPGEEAFPAYLASRIVAFYERSGVVALSQDRTGTLTIGGTVSPAGGNFEEPVTQATLTAVGAFHGLSRERSDARRYPAIDPLISWSKYIEKVSVEFQKIVPGWGNMVKRAARFLRDGDEIGKRMEVVGEEGVSMDDMLIFLKSELYEFCYLQQNAFDKEDAYCPLDRQIPLFILIDKIFNTPFYFSSHDDARSFFLDFQNELKNMNFMPFESDRYRQAFDRIEKKIQTAQEHKGTVQ, encoded by the coding sequence ATGAATTCTATGATGAAACAAGAAGCTATTGGCCTGGTAAAAAAAGTCTTTGGAAATCTACTTCATGTCGAATACCAAGGGAATATTCAACAAGGGGAAGTAGTCATGATCCAATTAAATAAGGGACACCCGCTAAAAGCTGAAGTGATTGAGATCATAGGAAATGCTGCTAAAATTCAAGTTTTTGAGGATACTAGGGATATATCGTTTGGTTGCCCAGTAAAATTTTCCTCTCACTTACTAGAGGCTGAATTAGGTCCTGGGCTTTTAACCTCTATCTTCGATGGATTGCAAAATCCCTTAGAGAAAGTAGCTGATGCTGCAGGCTTTTTTTTAAATCGTGGAGTCTATCTTCCTCCCTTAGATAAAAATTGTCGCTGGAATTTTCAACCTACTGTGAACATAGGGGATAGAGTGCATCGGGGAGATTCTCTAGGGTTTACTATGGAAGGTCGGTTTCATCATCAGATTATGGTGCCTTTTGTATACTTCGATCATTACACCATTGAATGGGTGATTCAACCAGGTGCTTACACTATTGACACAGTAGTAGCTCGTGGTGTTGATGATCAAGGAAAAGAACTCTCTTTTACCATGTCTCAAAAATGGCCGATTAAAGTGCCTCTATTTGAAGGGGAGAAAATTAAACCCAGTCAAATGATGAGTACAGGCCTACGTATTTTAGATACGCAATTTCCTGTGCTAAAAGGAGGAACCTTTTGTTCCCCTGGCCCATTTGGTGCAGGTAAAACGGTTATGCAACACCATCTTTCTAAGTATTCCTCCGTAGATATTGTAGTGATTGTCGCCTGTGGAGAACGCGCGGGAGAAGTGGTGGAATTATTGCGCACATTTCCCTATATGACCGATTTTCATACAAATGAGTCTTTAATGAGTCGTACGGTGATTATTTGCAATACATCTTCGATGCCTGTTGCTGCGCGAGAAGCTTCTATTTATACAGGAGCAACAATCGCTGAATATTATCGTCAAATGGGACTGAATGTTTTGCTCTTAGCTGATTCTACTTCCAGATGGGCACAAGCGATGCGGGAGATGTCAGGGCGTTTGGAAGAGATTCCAGGAGAAGAGGCTTTTCCTGCTTATCTAGCTTCTCGCATTGTTGCTTTTTACGAGCGATCAGGAGTGGTTGCACTCTCTCAAGATAGAACGGGTACTTTAACAATTGGGGGAACCGTGTCGCCAGCAGGGGGTAACTTTGAAGAGCCCGTAACGCAAGCAACGCTTACTGCTGTTGGAGCTTTTCATGGACTTTCTAGGGAGCGCTCTGATGCACGTAGATACCCAGCTATTGATCCTTTAATTTCCTGGAGCAAATATATTGAAAAGGTAAGTGTAGAGTTCCAAAAAATAGTTCCTGGTTGGGGAAATATGGTAAAAAGAGCTGCTCGATTCTTGCGTGATGGAGATGAAATCGGAAAACGTATGGAAGTAGTAGGAGAAGAAGGGGTGTCAATGGATGATATGTTGATCTTTCTTAAATCAGAATTATATGAATTTTGTTATCTACAACAAAATGCTTTTGATAAAGAGGATGCGTATTGCCCTTTAGATAGGCAGATTCCCCTATTTATTTTAATCGATAAAATATTTAATACGCCATTTTATTTTTCATCGCATGACGATGCCAGATCTTTTTTCCTCGATTTTCAAAATGAGCTCAAGAATATGAATTTTATGCCTTTTGAATCAGATCGTTATCGGCAAGCATTTGACCGAATAGAAAAAAAGATTCAAACCGCACAAGAACATAAAGGAACAGTCCAGTGA
- a CDS encoding V-type ATP synthase subunit B: MKKVYDKIVDMRGNLITVKAEGVGLGELARIQKQDGRSLYASVLRIENDLVTLQCFENTRGIATNSRVTFLGRQMQAVCSDALLGRRLNGSGEPIDKGPVVVGDEIEIGTASFNPVRRIVPHELVRTNIPMIDVFNCLVKSQKIPIFSVAGEPYNALLMRIANQTDADVVIIGGMGLRFDDYQAFIDNAETSGSLDKTVMFIHQATDPAVECLLVPDMVLACAERFAMQDKNVLVLLTDMTAFADAIKEIMITMDQVPSTRGYPGSLYSDLASRYEKAVDIEGSGSITIISVTTMPGGDVTHPIPDNTGYITEGQFYLHGGRIDPFGSLSRLKQNVIEKVTREDHGSIANASIRLYADAKKAREQQSMGFPLSAWHRKLIAFAQLFEERMMSLESNLPLEKALNLLWQTLSECFDQHEVGIKQTLIDKYWPKNKI; this comes from the coding sequence GTGAAAAAGGTGTATGACAAGATTGTTGATATGCGAGGTAACTTAATCACTGTTAAGGCAGAAGGAGTTGGCCTTGGAGAATTAGCGCGTATTCAAAAGCAGGATGGCCGTAGCCTATATGCTTCTGTACTAAGAATTGAAAACGACCTTGTAACCTTGCAGTGTTTTGAAAATACCCGTGGAATTGCGACAAATAGTCGAGTCACTTTTTTAGGCAGGCAAATGCAGGCTGTTTGTAGCGATGCTCTTTTAGGACGAAGATTAAACGGTTCAGGCGAACCGATTGATAAAGGTCCAGTAGTTGTAGGAGATGAAATAGAGATAGGAACGGCTTCCTTTAATCCCGTAAGACGAATTGTTCCTCATGAGCTTGTACGGACTAATATTCCTATGATCGATGTGTTTAATTGTCTGGTTAAATCGCAAAAGATTCCTATTTTTTCTGTTGCAGGTGAACCTTATAACGCTTTATTGATGCGCATTGCTAATCAAACAGATGCAGATGTTGTCATTATTGGTGGAATGGGATTGCGTTTTGATGACTACCAAGCGTTTATCGATAATGCAGAAACCTCTGGGTCTTTAGATAAAACAGTGATGTTTATTCACCAGGCAACCGATCCTGCAGTGGAATGTCTTTTAGTTCCGGATATGGTCCTTGCTTGCGCAGAGCGCTTTGCTATGCAAGATAAAAATGTTTTGGTGCTCTTAACAGATATGACGGCTTTTGCTGATGCGATTAAGGAGATCATGATTACTATGGATCAAGTTCCTTCTACAAGAGGATATCCTGGTTCTTTATATTCTGATCTTGCCTCTCGTTATGAGAAGGCAGTGGATATAGAAGGCAGTGGTTCGATTACGATTATTTCTGTGACAACTATGCCAGGCGGAGATGTGACACATCCGATTCCCGATAATACAGGATATATCACAGAAGGACAGTTTTACCTACATGGAGGCAGAATCGATCCTTTTGGTTCTTTATCGCGCTTAAAGCAAAACGTAATTGAGAAAGTAACCCGTGAAGATCACGGCTCTATTGCTAATGCCTCGATTCGTTTATATGCAGATGCTAAAAAAGCCAGAGAGCAACAGAGTATGGGTTTCCCTCTTTCGGCATGGCATAGGAAATTGATTGCTTTTGCGCAATTGTTTGAAGAGCGGATGATGAGTTTAGAATCGAACCTTCCTTTAGAGAAAGCTCTTAATCTGTTATGGCAAACTCTCTCTGAGTGTTTTGATCAACACGAAGTGGGGATAAAACAAACATTGATTGATAAGTACTGGCCTAAAAATAAAATATAA
- a CDS encoding V-type ATP synthase subunit D — protein sequence MAEIKLTKMELRIQQLKLEQLRKYLPTLQMKKSMLQLEVSHAALEIDRFVSHLGVKQERARKYAQLLTDPSFDRLVNATQIENREVLYDNIAGINVPKLGKIDFEKTQYSLFDTPLWFESVLSDIRDLIVARERVQIAKQKKQVLERELKEVSIRVNLFEKILIPRARGNIRKIKIFLSDQQLAAVSQAKIAKKKIYQRSLEVNL from the coding sequence GTGGCAGAAATAAAACTTACCAAAATGGAGTTGCGTATACAGCAACTCAAACTAGAACAGTTACGAAAATATTTACCGACTCTGCAGATGAAAAAATCGATGCTGCAATTAGAAGTGAGTCATGCTGCTTTAGAAATAGATCGATTCGTTTCTCATCTAGGTGTTAAGCAGGAAAGAGCGCGAAAATATGCGCAGTTACTCACCGATCCGAGCTTTGATCGATTAGTAAATGCAACCCAGATTGAAAATAGAGAAGTCCTTTATGACAATATTGCAGGGATTAATGTTCCTAAACTAGGGAAAATAGATTTTGAAAAAACGCAATACTCCTTATTTGATACACCTCTTTGGTTTGAATCCGTATTAAGTGATATCAGAGATTTGATTGTTGCCAGGGAAAGAGTACAGATAGCTAAACAAAAAAAACAAGTTCTTGAAAGAGAGTTAAAAGAAGTTTCCATTCGCGTGAATCTTTTTGAGAAGATTTTAATCCCACGTGCTAGAGGCAATATTAGAAAAATTAAGATATTTTTAAGCGATCAGCAATTAGCAGCGGTATCTCAAGCTAAGATAGCAAAGAAGAAGATCTATCAACGCTCTCTTGAGGTTAATTTATGA
- a CDS encoding V-type ATP synthase subunit I, which yields MIIPMKKYLILGVQEDLESFFKKAQQQGVLEFIPGKNKTPSAVAKEMRCFIDAIRILRKLNPTDKSKDPEQSAEEIALYIIYLKKEIERLSEQIRIIGLEIARVSPLGDFSKEDIAYIETEAKKVIQFFCMKTLKREENPPDEGLIYLSTEYDLDYFMAIHAAPVNYPHMIEMRVDKSVGVLKEELEETKQSLQKIERELKESVCFQSFLQEALITHLNTYHLEQAKNTVQYPLENSIFCVEAWIPQNKVRILYSLVHDMAIHCESIAVEEGEIVPTYMENKGIARIGEDLVRVYDIPAHTDKDPSTWVFWFFVLFFSIIVADGGYGLLYLALAGFCWFKFPNLKGQKRRFLKLATILATGCVLWGVCTASFFGLELKPSDWIMRISPLQTLVVKKADYHLQQNDDVQKELNEKFPQIRSAVNGQEVIEKAVEYKDGKTSYAISDDFSRNILLDFSILLGIVHISCSLMRYFFRNWAGVGWVLFMIGGYLYFPSILNATTILHFLNLVSKTQGAEIGLQLIFSGIIIAVALALIQNRLKGFKHLTQLLEVFADVLSYLRLYALALAGSIMAATFNQLGKSAGLFGFIPILGGHSINILLGLMAGVIHGLRLNFIEWYHYCFDGGGRLFKPLTYLKSKEN from the coding sequence ATGATTATTCCCATGAAAAAATATCTCATTCTAGGAGTACAGGAAGATCTTGAATCCTTCTTTAAAAAGGCACAGCAGCAAGGGGTATTAGAGTTTATCCCGGGAAAAAATAAAACGCCTAGCGCAGTCGCTAAAGAAATGCGGTGTTTTATCGATGCAATCCGCATATTGCGTAAACTCAATCCTACAGATAAATCAAAAGACCCAGAACAATCCGCAGAAGAGATTGCTCTCTATATTATTTATTTAAAGAAAGAGATAGAGCGCTTATCAGAACAGATACGGATTATCGGATTGGAAATCGCAAGAGTGTCTCCATTAGGGGATTTTTCTAAAGAGGATATTGCATACATTGAAACGGAAGCAAAAAAAGTCATCCAGTTTTTTTGCATGAAAACGCTCAAAAGAGAAGAGAATCCACCAGATGAAGGTTTGATTTATCTGAGTACCGAATATGACCTAGATTATTTTATGGCTATTCACGCAGCTCCTGTTAACTATCCTCATATGATTGAGATGCGCGTGGATAAATCAGTAGGCGTTTTAAAAGAAGAGCTAGAAGAGACTAAGCAGTCCTTACAGAAAATAGAAAGAGAGCTCAAAGAATCCGTCTGTTTTCAATCTTTTCTGCAAGAAGCGTTGATTACACATCTGAATACCTATCACTTAGAACAAGCGAAAAATACTGTTCAATATCCTTTAGAAAACTCTATTTTTTGTGTGGAAGCTTGGATTCCTCAAAATAAGGTGCGTATCTTATATTCTTTAGTCCATGATATGGCCATTCACTGTGAGTCTATTGCTGTAGAAGAAGGAGAAATAGTTCCTACTTATATGGAAAATAAAGGCATTGCTCGAATTGGTGAAGATCTTGTGCGTGTGTACGATATTCCAGCTCACACGGATAAAGATCCTTCTACCTGGGTATTCTGGTTTTTTGTGCTCTTTTTTTCTATCATTGTTGCGGATGGAGGTTATGGTTTGCTCTATCTTGCCCTAGCGGGTTTTTGTTGGTTTAAATTCCCTAATCTTAAAGGGCAGAAAAGAAGATTTTTAAAATTAGCTACTATTTTGGCAACAGGTTGTGTTTTATGGGGTGTGTGTACAGCTTCTTTCTTTGGGTTAGAGCTTAAACCCAGCGACTGGATTATGCGAATTTCTCCGCTTCAAACACTTGTGGTAAAAAAGGCAGATTACCACTTGCAGCAAAACGATGATGTACAAAAGGAATTAAATGAGAAGTTTCCTCAAATAAGAAGCGCTGTTAATGGACAAGAGGTCATTGAAAAAGCGGTTGAGTACAAAGACGGTAAAACAAGCTATGCTATATCGGATGATTTTTCTAGGAATATTCTGCTAGATTTTTCTATCCTATTGGGAATTGTACATATTTCTTGCTCCCTAATGCGGTATTTCTTCCGTAATTGGGCAGGAGTTGGCTGGGTTCTTTTTATGATAGGCGGTTATTTGTATTTTCCCTCTATCTTGAATGCTACTACTATTTTACATTTTTTAAACCTAGTAAGTAAAACCCAAGGAGCAGAAATTGGCCTGCAGTTGATTTTTAGTGGGATCATTATAGCTGTTGCATTAGCGCTCATTCAAAACCGTTTAAAAGGTTTCAAGCACCTTACACAACTTCTAGAAGTGTTTGCTGATGTGCTTTCCTATTTGCGCCTATATGCCTTAGCACTTGCTGGAAGTATTATGGCAGCTACATTTAATCAATTGGGAAAAAGTGCTGGGCTATTTGGATTTATACCTATTTTAGGAGGACATAGTATAAATATTCTCCTTGGGCTAATGGCAGGTGTTATTCATGGGCTTCGTCTCAATTTTATTGAATGGTACCACTATTGCTTTGATGGAGGAGGACGCTTATTTAAACCTCTAACCTATTTGAAATCGAAAGAAAATTAA
- a CDS encoding ATP synthase subunit C — translation MDYSMVGPALVLGLGCAGSAIGCGIGGMASHAVMSRVEENHGQFIGMSAVASSQAIYGFVLMLLMKAKIVSGELSPLSGIGIGVSVGVAFLFSSIYQGLCAASGIQASAKQPAIIGKCFAALGIIESFSLFAFVFALLLI, via the coding sequence ATGGATTATAGTATGGTAGGACCTGCACTAGTTTTAGGATTAGGCTGTGCTGGAAGTGCAATTGGTTGTGGAATTGGCGGTATGGCCTCTCACGCTGTTATGAGCCGCGTAGAAGAAAACCATGGGCAATTTATTGGTATGTCCGCTGTGGCTTCTTCTCAAGCAATTTACGGATTTGTTCTAATGTTGCTTATGAAAGCTAAAATTGTCTCAGGAGAATTATCCCCTCTTTCTGGTATTGGTATTGGTGTATCCGTTGGAGTGGCTTTTCTTTTTTCTTCTATCTACCAAGGGTTATGCGCAGCATCCGGTATTCAAGCTTCGGCTAAACAACCAGCGATTATTGGGAAGTGCTTTGCAGCATTAGGGATTATCGAATCATTTTCCTTATTTGCGTTTGTCTTTGCTCTTTTACTGATTTAA
- a CDS encoding transposase, with translation MAEAFIIAPFCYTGTCNTDLFNTWLEKMLLLELKADQVIIMDNASFHNSQLSLEMIKKAGCEVLFLPPYSPDLNPIEIFWANFKRKVQSTLNTFSTLSEAIDQAILEKCA, from the coding sequence ATAGCAGAGGCATTTATTATAGCTCCTTTTTGTTATACAGGGACATGCAATACTGATTTATTTAATACATGGTTAGAGAAAATGCTCCTTCTTGAACTTAAAGCCGATCAAGTTATCATCATGGACAATGCAAGTTTTCATAATTCACAGCTGAGTTTAGAAATGATCAAGAAGGCTGGTTGCGAAGTCTTATTTTTACCCCCTTATTCCCCAGATTTAAATCCAATTGAAATATTTTGGGCTAACTTTAAGAGAAAAGTACAATCAACTCTTAACACATTTTCTACTCTTTCAGAAGCTATTGATCAAGCAATTTTAGAAAAATGTGCTTAA